One region of Lates calcarifer isolate ASB-BC8 unplaced genomic scaffold, TLL_Latcal_v3 _unitig_721_quiver_1304, whole genome shotgun sequence genomic DNA includes:
- the LOC108879702 gene encoding cannabinoid receptor type 1A has protein sequence MKSVLDGVADTTFRTITSGLQYLGSNDANYDDPTNNVDFKGSFSLQKPLSAFRSNSFPNKVPPDEELILKGIPFYPTNATDLFGNRSTFRDETENIQCGENFMDMECFMILTPSQQLAVAVMSLTLGTFTVLENLVVLCVILQSRTLRCRPSYHFIGSLAVADLLGSVIFVYSFLDFHVFHRKDSPNVFLFKLGGVTASFTASVGSLFLTAIDRYISIHRPLAYRRIVTRTKAVIAFCMMWTISIIIAVLPLLGWNCKRLNSVCSDIFPLIDENYLMFWIGVTSVLVLFIIYAYIYILWKAHHHAVRMLSRASQKSLVVYSADGTKVQTTRPEQARMDIRLAKTLVLILVVLVICWGPLLAIMVYDLFWKMDDDIKTVFAFCSMLCLLNSTVNPIIYALRSKDLRHAFLSSCHACRGSAQQLDNSLESDCQNRHANISANRAAESCVKTTVKIAKVTMSVSTETSAEAV, from the coding sequence ATGAAGTCTGTGCTGGATGGTGTGGCAGACACCACCTTCCGGACTATTACATCTGGTTTACAGTATCTGGGCTCCAACGATGCTAACTATGACGACCCCACCAATAATGTAGACTTCAAAGGCAGCTTCTCTCTGCAGAAGCCCCTGTCTGCTTTCCGCAGCAACTCCTTCCCAAACAAAGTACCTCCAGATGAGGAGCTCATCCTCAAGGGCATCCCCTTCTACCCCACCAACGCCACAGACTTGTTTGGCAACAGGAGCACATTCAGAGATGAGACTGAAAATATACAATGTGGGGAGAACTTTATGGACATGGAGTGTTTCATGATCCTGACTCCCAGCCAGCAGCTGGCTGTGGCTGTGATGTCTCTGACTCTGGGTACCTTCACGGTGCTGGAGAACCTAGTGGTGCTCTGCGTCATTCTGCAGTCCCGCACCCTCCGCTGCCGGCCGTCCTACCACTTCATCGGCAGcctggctgtggctgacctgctGGGCAGTGTCATCTTTGTCTACAGCTTTCTGGACTTCCATGTTTTCCACAGGAAGGACAGCCctaatgtttttctcttcaagCTGGGTGGAGTCACAGCATCGTTCACAGCGTCTGTGGGAAGCCTTTTCCTCACAGCTATTGACCGCTACATCTCCATACACCGGCCTCTCGCCTACAGGCGCATTGTGACACGGACCAAGGCTGTCATAGCCTTTTGTATGATGTGGaccatctccatcatcatcGCAGTGCTACCTCTGCTGGGCTGGAACTGTAAACGTCTCAATTCTGTTTGCTCAGACATATTCCCTCTAATTGACGAGAACTACCTGATGTTCTGGATCGGTGTAACCAGTGTGCTGGTTCTTTTCATCATCTACGCCTACATATACATCCTGTGGAAAGCACACCACCATGCTGTGCGCATGCTGAGCCGGGCCTCCCAGAAGAGCCTTGTTGTTTACTCAGCAGATGGGACTAAAGTGCAGACCACGCGCCCCGAGCAGGCACGCATGGACATCCGCCTGGCCAAGACCCTGGTGCTCATCTTGGTGGTGCTGGTCATCTGCTGGGGGCCGCTGCTCGCCATCATGGTCTATGACCTCTTCTGGAAGATGGACGATGACATCAAGACAGTATTTGCATTCTGCAGCATGCTCTGCCTGCTCAACTCCACCGTCAACCCCATCATTTACGCCTTGAGGAGCAAGGACCTGCGGCACGCCTTCCTCAGCTCCTGTCATGCCTGCAGGGGCAGTGCCCAGCAGTTGGACAATAGCCTCGAGTCAGACTGCCAGAACAGACATGCCAACATTTCTGCCAACAGGGCTGCAGAGAGCTGCGTGAAGACCACTGTGAAAATAGCCAAAGTAACAATGTCTGTGTCAACTGAAACTTCTGCAGAAGCTGTCTAA